A window of the Cucurbita pepo subsp. pepo cultivar mu-cu-16 chromosome LG01, ASM280686v2, whole genome shotgun sequence genome harbors these coding sequences:
- the LOC111804889 gene encoding lycopene beta cyclase, chloroplastic/chromoplastic-like encodes MDTLLKINNKYGFLQQSHGVLEKLRDGVRSTKIQSREFGFGHRKGRVKWRNSALLELVPETKKENLEFELPMYDPSKGLVVDLAVVGGGPAGLAVAQQVSEAGLSVCAIDPSPKLIWPNNYGVWVDEFEAMDLLDCLDTTWSGAVVFTNEQSTKDLARPYGRVNRKQLKSKMLQKCISNGVKFHEAKVIKVIHEEFKSLLICNDGVTIQAAVVLDATGFSRCLVQYNKPYNPGYQVAYGILAEVEEHPFDVDKMVFMDWRDSHLDNNMILKERNSKIPTFLYAMPFSSNRIFLEETSLVARPGLQMSDIQERMELRLKHLGIKVKSIEEDEHCVIPMGGPLPVLPQRVVGIGGTAGMVHPSTGYMVARTLAAAPIVASAIVRLLGSDGRFRGDEISSEVWKDLWPIERRRQREFFCFGMDILLKLDLKGTRRFFDAFFDLEPRYWHGFLSSRLFLPELILFGLSLFSNASNASRLEIMAKGTPSLVKMIGNLVKDRE; translated from the coding sequence ATGGATACTTTGCTTAAAATCAATAACAAATATGGTTTTCTGCAACAATCTCATGGGGTTTTGGAGAAATTGAGGGATGGTGTTAGGAGTACGAAGATTCAGAGTCGGGAGTTTGGATTTGGCCATAGAAAGGGTCGTGTGAAATGGAGGAATAGTGCTCTTTTGGAGCTTGTTCCTGAAACCAAGAAGGAGAATCTCGAGTTTGAACTTCCGATGTATGATCCTTCAAAGGGCCTTGTCGTGGATCTTGCTGTTGTGGGAGGTGGCCCTGCAGGGCTTGCTGTTGCACAGCAGGTTTCAGAGGCAGGGCTTTCTGTTTGTGCAATTGATCCATCTCCCAAGTTGATTTGGCCAAACAATTATGGGGTTTGGGTGGATGAATTCGAGGCGATGGATTTGCTCGATTGTCTCGACACGACATGGTCCGGTGCTGTTGTGTTCACGAATGAACAATCGACAAAAGATCTTGCTCGACCTTATGGGAGGGTTAATCGAAAACAGCTGAAGTCAAAAATGTTGCAGAAATGTATTTCTAATGGtgttaagtttcatgaagctAAGGTTATTAAAGTTATACATGAGGAATTCAAATCCTTGTTGATTTGCAATGATGGTGTTACCATTCAAGCTGCTGTTGTTCTTGATGCTACTGGCTTCTCTCGATGCCTTGTTCAGTATAATAAGCCTTATAATCCGGGCTACCAAGTAGCTTATGGAATTTTAGCTGAGGTCGAGGAACATCCGTTCGACGTCGACAAGATGGTGTTTATGGATTGGAGGGATTCGCATCTGGATAACAACATGATTTTAAAGGAGAGAAATAGCAAAATTCCTACATTTCTCTATGCGATGCCCTTTTCATCGAATCGGATATTTCTCGAAGAAACTTCTTTGGTAGCTCGACCGGGATTACAAATGAGCGATATCCAGGAAAGAATGGAATTGAGATTGAAGCACTTGGGAATAAAAGTGAAGAGCATTGAAGAGGATGAGCATTGTGTCATTCCAATGGGTGGTCCGCTGCCCGTTCTACCTCAAAGAGTTGTTGGAATTGGTGGAACGGCAGGGATGGTGCACCCTTCAACCGGATATATGGTAGCTAGAACTCTTGCAGCAGCACCTATTGTTGCTAGTGCAATCGTTCGGCTCCTCGGTTCGGATGGACGTTTCAGGGGAGATGAGATATCCTCTGAAGTTTGGAAAGATCTATGGCCCATCGAACGGAGGAGGCAGAGGGAATTTTTCTGTTTTGGGATGGATATTTTGTTGAAGCTTGATCTAAAAGGTACAAGAAGGTTTTTTGATGCGTTTTTTGATCTCGAACCTCGCTATTGGCATGGATTCTTGTCATCACGACTGTTCCTTCCCGAGCTTAtactctttgggctttcgTTATTCTCTAATGCATCTAATGCCTCTAGGCTTGAAATCATGGCAAAGGGAACTCCGTCTTTGGTAAAGATGATCGGAAATCTGGTGAAGGATAGAGAGTAA